One region of Cryptosporidium parvum Iowa II chromosome 4, whole genome shotgun sequence genomic DNA includes:
- a CDS encoding alpha tubulin, with product SYSLNMREVISIHVGQAGIQIGNACWELFCLEHGINPDGTMPMSEQNMGISDDAFNTFFSETGAGKHVPRAVFVDLEPTVVDEIRSGTYRQLFHPEQLINGKEDAANNFARGHYTVGKEILEVCLDRIRKLADNCTGLQGFLMFNAVGGGTGAGLGTLLLERLSVDYGKKSKLNFCTWPSPQLSTAVVEPYNAVLSTHSLLEHADVAVMLDNEAIYDICRRNLNIEQPAYTNLNRLIAQVISSLTASLRFDGALNVDITEFQTNLVPYPRIHFMLSSYAPIISAEKAFHEQLSVAEITNAVFEPQNQMAKCDPRHGKYMACCLMYRGDVVPKDTNAAVATIKTKRTIQFVDWCPTGFKCGINYQPPTVVPGGDLAKVMRACCMISNSTAIAEVFNRMDHKFDLMYSKRAFVHWYVGEGMEEGEFSEAREDLAALEKDYEEVGIEIADGEDEEVHYEGDF from the coding sequence AGTTATTCGTTAAACATGCGTGAAGTTATTTCGATACATGTAGGGCAGGCAGGAATACAAATTGGTAATGCTTGTTGGGAATTATTTTGCCTTGAACATGGAATAAATCCAGATGGAACAATGCCCATGTCCGAGCAAAACATGGGTATTTCAGATGATGCATTCAATACGTTCTTCAGCGAGACTGGAGCTGGAAAGCATGTGCCCAGAGCAGTTTTTGTAGATCTGGAGCCAACTGTTGTTGACGAAATTCGTAGTGGGACATATAGGCAACTGTTTCATCCAGAGCAGCTTATTAATGGTAAGGAAGATGCGGCTAACAACTTTGCAAGGGGCCATTATACAGTAGGGAAAGAGATATTGGAAGTATGTTTGGATCGAATTCGTAAACTTGCTGACAATTGTACAGGATTACAAGGTTTTCTTATGTTTAATGCAGTTGGAGGTGGAACAGGAGCTGGCCTCGGGACATTATTACTAGAAAGGCTTTCTGTTGACTATGGCAAAAAATCTAAATTGAATTTCTGTACATGGCCATCTCCGCAGCTTAGCACTGCAGTGGTAGAGCCATACAACGCCGTCCTTTCCACTCACTCTCTCCTTGAACATGCAGATGTTGCTGTTATGCTAGATAATGAAGCAATATATGATATCTGTAGACGAAATTTGAACATTGAGCAGCCTGCTTATACGAACCTAAATAGATTAATTGCGCAAGTAATATCCTCCTTGACTGCATCTTTGCGTTTCGATGGTGCATTGAATGTCGATATCACCGAGTTTCAAACCAATTTGGTTCCTTACCCAAGGATCCACTTTATGCTTTCATCATATGCTCCAATTATTTCCGCTGAAAAAGCTTTTCACGAACAATTAAGTGTTGCCGAGATTACTAATGCAGTTTTTGAACCTCAAAATCAAATGGCTAAGTGTGACCCTAGACACGGTAAATATATGGCATGCTGCTTGATGTACAGAGGTGATGTTGTTCCAAAAGATACAAATGCAGCAGTTGCAACAATTAAAACTAAAAGAACTATTCAGTTTGTTGATTGGTGCCCAACAGGCTTCAAATGTGGAATTAATTATCAACCGCCGACTGTTGTGCCTGGCGGGGATCTCGCTAAGGTTATGCGTGCATGTTGTATGATTTCAAACTCAACTGCAATAGCTGAGGTCTTCAATAGGATGGATcataaatttgatttaatgTATTCAAAAAGGGCATTCGTGCATTGGTATGTCGGCGAGGGCATGGAAGAAGGTGAATTTAGCGAGGCAAGAGAAGACTTAGCTGCATTAGAGAAAGACTATGAAGAGGTTGGAATTGAAATTGCAGATGgagaagatgaagaagttCATTACGAGGGCGATTTCTAG
- a CDS encoding Mra1/NEP1 like protein, involved in pre-rRNA processing, adjacent genes paralogs has translation LFNFWKNSSLFVNKNNGKKELLTEEKVLERDMKLIDSDEFRPDIIHNSLLMLLDSPLCKSGCLSDILILNLDGKLIRVSPKFRVPRSFKVFSKVFSEFLSSPNGELKLPDEENTVLISLLNSSIEEYLSNSEVVVGLSRMAKKVSLQEFCRNEIATKIRNGADNINFVIGASATNNSCGQFTSKFTHYISLSDVSMPSYICCTKICSEMEELLGIY, from the coding sequence ttatttaatttctggAAAAATAGTTCATTGtttgtaaataaaaataatgggAAAAAAGAGCTCCTAACAGAAGAAAAAGTACTCGAGAGAGAcatgaaattaattgataGCGACGAATTTCGTCCTGATATAATCCATAACTCGCTTTTAATGCTACTTGACAGCCCATTATGCAAGTCGGGCTGTCTTTCagatattttgattttaaatttagatGGTAAATTGATTAGGGTAAGCCCGAAATTCCGTGTTCCAAGATCTTTTAAGGTATTCAGCAAAGTTTTTTCTGAATTCTTATCCTCTCCAAATGGAGAGCTTAAGCTTCCAGACGAAGAAAATACAGTTCTCAtctctttattaaatagttCTATAGAAGAATATCTTTCAAATAGCGAAGTAGTTGTTGGACTTTCCAGAATGGCAAAAAAGGTAAGCCTTCAAGAGTTTTGTAGAAATGAGATTGCAACTAAAATTCGCAACGGAGCAGATAACattaattttgttattGGAGCTTCAGCGACTAATAACAGCTGTGGCCAATTTACTTCGAAATTTACTCATTATATATCGTTATCTGATGTTAGTATGCCTTCGTACATTTGCTGCACAAAAATTTGCAGTGAGATGGAAGAATTACTAggtatatattaa
- a CDS encoding sugar transporter, 12x transmembrane domain protein (transcripts identified by EST), which translates to MEFSLFSYSQKRILAAGVLSLLSGYVLGVTNIPRAVLLNFLSFSWMKWSMHVRGYQITNSCINFESFIMVLINSSLLLGASIGSIASVFVERYFGKVKGILSAYFLFGIGSVFCLNKDLVIFLIGRVLCGAGVGFSCNLVPSYIFELTNKQNQTLFSTLHNVLFCCGILLSYLLSIGAMYIAVYIVKFRSSINSINETEQTITNIIYHDPVSPMIQSNLGISKKTGIEFSITDHSYSILSIRILFIVPIIFSLILSLIWILKLNGDTPSHYIKLNDIRAAEETTRQIYGIFDTTRIISQLREENERESISILKLFKAISKSPMRNVFIFIPILICTEVFTGYIPLVMNSKLIISHFGIIDQVSSNYVVLTGCFLVNFTLSGVFFELYIGSKRLYILGLILVIFSYIPICSLLFFSNNLIAMSQPFIISFICVFASFGLGIVPTAWKLVSTYMTIQFYFSVTPYMSALFWITAVLSTILSELLPILVFTFINSCFSFFVLISFFIINYQNP; encoded by the coding sequence ATGGAATTTTCCCTATTTAGTTATAGTCAAAAGCGGATCCTTGCTGCAGGTGTGTTGTCTTTATTATCCGGATATGTGCTTGGTGTGACTAACATACCGAGGGCTGTTTTGCTCAATTTTTTGTCCTTTTCTTGGATGAAATGGTCTATGCATGTCCGTGGCTATCAAATTACCAATAGTTGTATAAATTTTGAGAGTTTTATCATGGTTCTCATCAATTCCTCACTTTTACTTGGTGCTTCCATAGGCTCTATTGCTTCTGTGTTTGTGGAAAGATATTTTGGTAAGGTTAAAGGCATTCTCTCTgcatattttttgtttggTATTGGTTCTGTATTTTGTTTGAACAAGGATTTAGTAATTTTCTTAATTGGAAGGGTTCTATGTGGTGCCGGAGTTGGATTTTCATGTAACTTAGTGCCATCTTATATTTTTGAGCTCACTAACAAACAAAATCAAACATTATTTTCGACTTTACACAATGTATTATTTTGCTGTGGAATATTACTTAGCTATCTACTTTCAATCGGGGCTATGTATATAGCTGTTTATATCGTTAAATTTAGAAGCTCTATTAACAGTATTAATGAAACAGAACAAACGATAACCAACATTATTTACCATGATCCTGTGAGTCCAATGATTCAGAGCAATTTGGGAATATCCAAAAAAACTGGTATAGAATTTTCCATTACTGACCATTCATACTCTATTTTGTCAATTAGAATCTTGTTCATAGTACctataatattttccttgattctttctttaatttggATTTTAAAGCTAAATGGTGATACCCCATCtcattatataaaattaaatgatatCCGTGCAGCAGAAGAGACTACAAGACAAATATATGGAATATTCGACACAACAAGGATTATTAGTCAACTtagagaagaaaatgaaagagAAAGTATATCAATTCTTAAACTTTTCAAGGCTATTTCTAAGTCACCGATGCGGaatgtatttattttcattccCATATTAATTTGTACTGAAGTTTTTACTGGATATATCCCATTGGTTATGAACAGCAAGTTGATAATATCGCACTTTGGTATCATTGACCAAGTATCGTCAAATTATGTAGTATTAACTGGCTGTTTTTTAGTGAACTTTACTTTATCTGGTgttttctttgaattatatattgGAAGTAAAAGGCTATATATATTGGGATTAATTTTAGTCATATTTTCATATATTCCAATTTGctcattattattcttttcaaataatttaattgcAATGAGTCAACCCTTTATAATTTCGTTTATTTGCGTATTTGCATCATTCGGACTCGGTATAGTTCCTACTGCATGGAAGCTCGTATCTACTTACATGACAATAcagttttatttttcagTTACGCCTTACATGTCTGCGCTATTTTGGATTACCGCAGTGCTCTCAACTATTTTATCCGAACTACTCCCAATACTTGTATTTACATTTATCAATTCATGCTTTTCCTTCTTCGtcttaatttcattttttataattaactATCAGAATCCTTAA
- a CDS encoding 9 transmembrane domain protein — translation MNCKNAIENKHTNTTFNSQLKYLALLSTIRPLIIWCTTSSILSLFNTLFLYFKFQNGIITTISVSIFSNLVCQLVFLLLLFSRVMSITIEHYLTASLTLFNDLIITFPRYVLWELIFTSRWIWLSLHFFSATYSIFTLWNICTMFLLELPNFLSTFFFVAGGLSFIRFFGKNQNIFLLSSQISIKPILVKFNLKEHNNFLLQFFEVIDYFIFNGFSGNIKNSFIFTILTLFITLPIYYFGINIPGISNFFNLINKFYSLRIGFKLKNELNSFIIVFCIYFTSFITVSFYWYCIELQSTNIRNLSSIDINGVFFNNDGIINDSNLHEGIVPSDNFIRFITNLQKKFIFFGNSIKLSQKIWKKVIYSFYSIFSLFTILPVLFFLNLRKIKSLINLLIKKIPINSDIVFEEWLAYEYRLFFVLDKLQKQLDNIFSTVLLLDSSIHTKVATINNGDFRFVVQSTIGLDRRISFSQINIDDWFLHINSPYYQLEKNNHIPKSINQWWYSNILFSDNLNNPKIKSREKKVSGWDMPNSIMHHRNEIFCILIDKFKNYCKHFERNLTNHRDNKFLSCNESEMIQQLIFLMQEMTLYTIDLCYLYIYCYHRFAAKNLIINGLKGEWNAQTLNQYINLSIEIKNRIYFAYEIGLLNSTYIHPIFEQEVIRLYRGIEDSLELLISLL, via the coding sequence ATGAATTGTAAAAACGCTATTGAGAATAAACACACAAATACTACATTTAATAGCCAGCTAAAGTATTTGGCATTACTCTCAACCATTAGGCCTCTTATTATATGGTGTACAACAAGTTCgatattatctttatttaacACTTTATTCTTATATTTTAAGTTTCAGAATGGGATTATAACTACAATATCtgtatcaatattttcaaatttagtATGCCAGCTTGTTTTTCTCTTGCTATTATTTAGCAGAGTGATGAGCATTACCATCGAACACTACTTAACAGCATCCTTGACATTGTTTAACGATTTGATAATTACTTTTCCAAGATATGTTCTTTGGGAATTGATTTTTACATCAAGATGGATATGGCTATCATTACACTTCTTTTCTGCAActtattcaatttttacACTTTGGAATATTTGCACAATGTTTTTATTAGAACTTCCTAATTTTTTGTCGACATTTTTTTTCGTTGCTGGCGGATTATCATTTATTCGTTTTTTTGGaaagaatcaaaatatCTTCTTGTTATCATCTCAAATATCTATAAAACCAATATTAGTAAAATTTAATCTAAAAGAACACAATAACTTTTTGTTACAATTCTTTGAAgtaattgattattttatttttaatggCTTCTCAGGGAATATCAagaattcatttatttttacgATACtaactttatttataaCATTACCTATATATTACTTTGGGATAAATATTCCTGGAAtctcaaatttttttaatcttaTAAATAAGTTCTATTCTTTAAGGATAGGTTTTAAATTGAAGAATGAATTGAACTCGTTTATCATTgtattttgtatttatttcaCATCATTCATTACGGTCTCTTTTTATTGGTATTGCATTGAACTACAGTCAACTAATATCAGAAACTTATCATCAATAGACATCAATGGAGtgttttttaataatgacGGGATAATAAATGATAGCAACTTACATGAAGGTATTGTTCCTAGTGATAATTTTATAAGATTTATAACAAATCTCcagaaaaaatttattttttttgggAACAGCATAAAACTTTCACaaaaaatatggaaaaaAGTGATTTATTCcttttattcaatattttccttATTCACAATTCTCCCAgtattattctttcttaATTTACGAAAGATTAAGTCGTTGATAAATCttttaatcaaaaaaattccAATTAATTCAGACATTGTTTTTGAAGAATGGCTTGCGTATGAATATAGGTTATTTTTTGTGCTAGATAAATTACAAAAACAGTtagataatatattttcaacagTACTTTTGCTTGATTCGTCTATTCATACAAAAGTAGCAACGATAAACAATGGGGATTTTCGCTTTGTTGTTCAATCAACCATCGGTTTAGATAGACggatttctttttctcagataaatattgatgattGGTTTTTACACATAAATTCGCCATATTATCAGttagaaaagaataatcaCATCCCAAAAAGTATTAATCAATGGTGGTATAGCAACATTTTGTTCTCagataatttaaataaccCCAAAATTAAAAGCAGGGAAAAAAAGGTTTCAGGATGGGATATGCCGAATTCGATTATGCACCAtagaaatgaaattttttgtatattaATCGACAAATTTAAGAATTACTGCAAGCACTTTGAACGAAATCTGACTAATCACAGAGACAATAAATTTCTAAGCTGCAATGAAAGTGAAATGATACAACagttaatttttttgatgCAAGAAATGACACTTTACACTATTGATCTATGTTATCTATACATTTATTGCTATCATAGGTTTGCTGCgaagaatttaattattaatgggTTAAAGGGCGAATGGAACGCACAAACATTAAACCAATACATTAACTTGtcaattgaaataaaaaaccGTATATATTTTGCGTATGAAATTGGCCTATTAAACTCCACATATATTCATCCAATTTTTGAACAAGAGGTTATTAGATTATACAGAGGAATTGAAGATtcattagaattattaatatctttgtTATAG
- a CDS encoding Mra1/NEP1 like protein, involved in pre-rRNA processing, adjacent genes paralogs — FNFVRFLELYEKKDKSLELLNGIDHPKKKIEEYCSLYSSKIFSKEEMILNIRPDILHQCLLSLLDSPLNKSGRLLVYIRTMSNVLIEVNPQLSVPRSFKEFSSLMVNLLVKRKITAVNGNTSLMRIVKNDIDKILPVGGKKYGLSLNGTQKNIRALINELYSSEDYKIRNSSVTFVVGAVAYGDPIQSCDFIEEIISISSYPLSAALCCSKICNEFEYLWKIC; from the coding sequence tttaactTTGTTAGATTTTTGGAACTATATGAGAAGAAAGATAAATCTCTCGAGTTGTTAAACGGAATTGACCATccgaaaaaaaaaatagaggAATACTGTTCATTGTATTCATCCAAGATATTTTCAAAGGAAGAaatgattttgaatattagGCCAGATATATTGCATCAGTGTCTGCTTTCACTACTGGATTCTCCACTGAATAAGAGCGGAAGATTATTGGTATATATTCGCACTATGAGTAATGTATTAATCGAAGTGAACCCACAGCTTTCTGTCCCAAGAAGCTTTAAAGagttttcttcattaatgGTCAACTTACTAGTCAAGCGTAAAATTACTGCAGTTAATGGAAATACTTCTTTGATGAGAATAGTTAAGAATGATATCGACAAAATCCTGCCTGTGGGAGGAAAAAAATACGGGCTTTCACTTAATGGTACTCAGAAGAACATTAGGGCTCtgattaatgaattatattcaagtGAAGACTACAAAATACGCAATAGTTCAGTAACATTTGTGGTCGGTGCGGTCGCTTATGGCGATCCAATACAGAGTTGTGATTTtatagaagaaataattagtaTTAGTTCATACCCACTATCTGCAGCGCTCTGTTGTTCAAAAATTTGCAATGAATTCGAATATTTGTGGAAGATTTGCTAG